A window of Syngnathus scovelli strain Florida unplaced genomic scaffold, RoL_Ssco_1.2 HiC_scaffold_29, whole genome shotgun sequence genomic DNA:
ggaggttggatggtcagaaagttaggtacgttcaatttttgacattcacacaatcatgcataggagccacatggcgacagttaacaagacaatgactgcaataggggccacctacgactgcaccgacatgaaaaagtagaagtgagagagcagagtatgggattatatgctaaaacgtctgctatacagttaccaataagagattctatcaagagaagctacatgagagatggattagaatccctttgtctgcgtgggtgtgtgtgtgtgtgtgtgcacaccctgtgtgggtgcgagcgtgtgaggagaaagaaggcatggataagacaatctcttttacaccaggaggcaataaatgggaacgctcctgtcataaatagtttttggttaaagggaatcattaggaagtgttcaaactcttcccgcaaacactcctatttgccagttaaatgggcacgacaattgattacgagagttgcaaacaacagatgaagagcagtccttggcagattatatgatcaggacgctcaaactgtgtcaaagacaaatttactgccgcttgatctttcctcctcacaggtcgacaaccccatcaatccaggagactgggtctacatcgaggtcatcaaaagaaagaactgggccagccacgacgggagggaccattccaagtcttgctgactacacatgttgcatccaaggttgcaggacccacaaatgcattaacgacgactgctctccaggaggaaactggatgggagctttggacatcaccgctgtgtgccaggatgagagagccgttttcaaggtgtaagggctctactaccaacatggctgcaccatcggacgggacctacttcatccagaagttcagaggcactgcctcacctgcatcctatgagtgcacgtgcctgttcagtacggatcatggttttgtggtcacgagagttgtccgatgctgcctgccaactggacacgagtgtgtgcgccagtgtgtgtgacatacctcacctacagactagaacatcagcagctgacaaaaacgcgagcacatatacaacttcttagacgtgacagatgtgataatgataatgagacgtggattgcgtagatgctgttctgttgagcatgtattacggaaacttgttgatttgaccatcaaatatgcttcgcaagtaatggatacgctgatgtactgtttctttgtttttctttttgtttttattgatagcattctggtcgccttaaggcaaagggaccgtgtaagaattttcctgctaatgacatctggccagcaggtttttcgcttacacaataagtttgatctggggtgttgaggtaatgcctcatcttcactggaaagtgttgctatcattgtttgttgtttttatttttacttctttcttcattatacatatatatatgttttttttttcttacttgtctttgttgtttggggtgacataatcatatgataaaacaggagggagatgttagggttttccaggttatctttatcgtaggattatgttggaatgtaacctgtaataattaccctcgcctgtcctgtcttaacaaaagtagtagaacaaagtgctaagatcttttgaactgattgactagctgcagaggaagcaatcaaagttgttttgtttacacaacatcgtgaaagaccccctgctgtgctttgatcagcaggccagggccttcggccccatcctgtctgctctcacgcccactctcaacccccactctgtttctctcaataaaaatgctcctgcaagaggcctgagtcagacttcattcgatcatcgctgttcagacagcgacgaatggactctccacctgcaggtgccaaaaaggacttgcttgtctctcgtgtggttcttgcaaaataagttggagtgagcaaatctctaacactcgTCGTCGAACTTCAAAAGCCAACGTTACGACACACACCTCTCACTTTGTCACACTTGGACCGTACGGCACTCGGAAGGAAGGCCAAACTAGGGGATTGCAATTGCAATTGCAATTTGCCCACAGTCCCTGAAGGGAGCAGACGTCATCCTGCGAGGGTTGTTTGGACTGGCAATGGCACGCAAGACTGGATGTCACTTGTGTAAGTTAGCGCTAAGTAAGAGCACGAGCTTATATTTGAGATAACCTTACAGTATGTGTGAATACTGCACATGTTGTCAGTAGAACTAGTTGGGCCTAAGCGCCCATTTGCAATGAAAATCGGAGCTCTTACGAACAGTTGATGCCACTTGAATGACGACATCAGTTGCGTTGAAGAAATGTTGCATTTGACTTTGTATTTCACGTATAATCTTCCTCACGCCATAATGTAGCGCGCGTCGATCACAGGAACCAACACTTTGATATTGTCACTCTACGTGATAACGTCAcatgatatatatatacatatatatatatatatatatatatatatatatatatatatatgagagtCGATCAATCTCCAATAGGAACTTATGGGATTTTTCGATTTTCCTTCTCACTTTTTCTCGCCCATACTGGAAGAGAAGAACAGAACACTTGTCGTTTGTTCTTGACTGGTTAATTCAATTTTAGCCGCCACTGCCGGCCGGCAATGGTAGAAAATGTCAAATGGATTTACCCATGACAATCCTTGTCATGCAATTGCTATGATGTCAAATATGAACCAAAGTGCCAATGTAATAAGAATTCAAGCGACGACAGAGCCATGAAACGGAGTCAACTCCTCGCTAACTGTCTCTCTTTTAGGTTCTCGAGGGGGACTAGAAGCTTATTTTCTTTTGTGACTGGCCCATCCGTCCGTCTCTTGCAGGGGACGTGCGATCTACCGACTCAGCACTTCGCTGTGGCGCCTGGTGTGTCTGTTCTATTTCACCGACGTCCGGCTGGAGATGCTGAAACTGACGAAGCACGTGGAAGACGGGACCATTAAGGCTCGCTGGAGGCTCCGGGGCCTTCCCTTCCTGACACTGATGCTTCGCTTCTACCGCAAAGACAAAACACACCTGTACAGGTAGCCCCACCCAGActcttttgggtccatttgaaaGCAGTCCGTCCATATGTGTCATTCTGACTGAATGGCATCTAACTGTTCCAGGTCCTATGACGCTTTCGCCACATTCTACATAGGGTGCGATGGACTCATCCATTGTCATCAAGTTGAAAAGGTAAGAAAGTAGCTGCAGATGTGGCTTGGCCGGTTAGGGCTCGGTCAGGTTTTCCAGTGTTTCTTTCTTCAAACAGGAAACTTTTGTGATTGTGCAGGTGATGCCAGCTCAGCCCCCGGCCCTGCCCAGAGTCATGTCCCTCCTGGTCGGTGCTTTAGTAGCTCTGGGGGTGGAGGAAAACCGACCCGCACTCAATCTGCTGCCCTCCCTCTTGTCATCACTGCGGCAGGTCCGAGAATGACGGATCATGTCACACTGAAGGTCCACAAGACTGTTTCTTTGGCATTATAGGAACAAGAGCTGTAGCACAACGCATGCTATCGTTGCTTTTGGATTAAGTGCACAACTCTCCCGGCGATTGGTCTGAAGTAGTAACGGCGGCATTTTAGGTCAACTATCACTTAGTACATTTACTAACTGACCGAGTGTTGTGAAAACGCTACAACACGCAACTTTGGTTTACCATCGCCTTTcccaacttgtctggtgttttgtagtgtaccaaaatatcccataattatctgcctaaataattgtgactaatttaaaactattctacttgttaataccaacaaaataacatattctaaccggagattgctttcaccccagcgacccgggttcgaatctcagtgggacgaaaaaacttttatcatagaaaatttgcaatacagttgctcgtgtaaccatgtaacgatacacttctttagagctagggttaggtttaaagttagggttagagctagaattaggtttagagctaatgttagggttagagctagggttagggttagagctagggttagggttagtgctagggttagagctagggttggggttagggttagggtagggttagagctagtgttagggttagggttagagctagggttagggttagggttagagctagggctagggtcagggttagagctagggttggggatagggttagggttagggctaggcttggggttagggttagagctagggttagggttagagctagggttagagctagggttagggttagagctagggttagagctagggctagggttagggttaaagctagggttagagctagggttagggatagggttagagctagggttagagctagggttagagctagggttagggctagtgttagggttagagttagggttagagctagtgttagggttagagttggggttagagctagtgttaggtttagagttagggttagaactagggttagagctagggttagagctagggttagtgttagagccagggttaggtttagagctagggttagcgctagggttagagctagagttagggttagagatagggttagggttagggctaagtttagggttagggttagagctagggttagggtttgagctagggttagggttagagctagggttagggttagagctaggggtagagctagggttggggttagggttagagctagggttagggttacacctagggttagcgctagggttagagctagagttagggttagagctagggttagggctaagtttagggttagggttagagctagggttagggttttagctagggttagggttagaactagggttagggttagagctagtggtagagctagggttggggttagggttagagctagggttagggttacacctagggttagcgctagggttagagctagagttagggttagagctagggttagggctaagtttagggttagggttagagctagggttagagtttgagctagggttagggttagagctagggttagggttagatctagggttagacctagggttgggttagggttagagctagggttagggttaaacctagggttagagttagctttaaccctaaccctagccctagctctaaccctagctctaaccctaaccctagctctaaccctagctctaaccctaaccttagctctaaccctatccctaaccctagccctaaccctaaccctaaccccaaccctagctctaaccctaaccctagccctagctctaaccctaaccctaggtctaaccctaacactagctctaaccctacccaaaccctaaccccaaccctagctctaaccctaaccctaaccctagcactaaccctaaccctagctctaaccctaaccctagctctaaccctaacactagctctaaacctaattctagctctaaccctaactttaaacctaaccctagctctaaagaagtgtatcgttatatgattacacgagcaactgtgttgcaaattttctatgataaaagttttttcgtcccactgagaattttgttttaatgttttaattggcgaataaagaaacaaggaataaaacaccagacaagttttaacataaatgttgcttttgttgtgcaattaaccctttatttatttattgtcttttttttaacctcctgtagtgtacctacacatattgtcatataaagcagttaaccaaaagtCTGATTAttgtgttttaattggcgaatataaaaacaaggaataagacgccatacaagttttaacataaatttttattaaaaatgataatattaaaagcaaatttcaaaccagcaatctaatgtgaaattgcagtagatatattggataacaatatttaggcgtatacaggtatacacgactataagtgttatactacgatacaagtgtttaccagctcagtggcctaagaggagagtgtccgccctgagattgggaggttgtgggttcaaacccctgccgagtcataccagcgactataacaatgatgcccatttcttccctgcttggcactcagtgtaaggggttgaaatggccgTGTATCTAATGGAGTGTCTAAGTGACTCCCAAACTGAGAATGAGTATGTCAAATCAAAGCATCCGTCAAGGAGAGTAACACAAATATTTGAGCacgggaacacacacacacacacacacttgacattCTGCTACGCATCTTCTGCAGATTACGAGTCATCCGAGGAGAAAGCTCGATGCGTGTTGGGGAACTTTGGGCGTTGTAGTCGGGATCTCCGAGCACTCGCGCTTAGATGTCCTTCTTGACCTGGAAGCAaagacacagagcttcttttgacACGTATCAATACACCTAAGTGGGGGAAGAGAAGTCAAGCATCACTATTAACAATCTTTCGATGGCTCATCCATCCCTCCTTGCCTGCGTGGCATATGCATCCTGCAAATCGGGACGCTCCAGCTCTCCCTCGAGGCTGTTTGCGGCCGTAACCGGCAGGGCTCCAGCAGAGCGAGCGGCTCGACGGACGGCGTCTGACAAGGAGAGGCGGGGTTATTGGCCCTGCGTCCGTTCCTCTCCACTGTTCCGTAAACAGTTGGGGACATTTAGAAGAACAACCATCGGGTGAGCAGAGCAAGAGCAGTGAGTTTTCTCGCCCACTCCACCATTACAGTCAGAAAATATCAAGGCGCTTTGAATGTGGGTGGACCTTTCTCCTCTTAGCGGGCATCCGGTGTAGGTAGGCGTCAGACAGCGGCGGCTGTGCTTGGAGCTTCCTTTGAGAATGCAGATCGTGCCTGATGATTGGAACCCATTCCTGTGGAAAACATTTGCCCACGTTCAAACGTCCATGCGTCTAATTGGAATTTGCCTTTCTTGAGGAGACAATGTACTGTACGTCTGGTCCATCCGCAACATAAGCACACAAAACTGATGACATTGTTTTCGGAAAGTCATTTCTTCTTTGGATAAATCAATCAAGATCATTCACTTTCTTGGAcatacttccatccatccatccatccatccatccatccatccatcaatccatccatccatccatccatccatccatccatccatccattggtaCTTACCGGTGGAAGAGACGCTGCCCACGGCTCCACCTCCCGGGTCAGCTCCGGCCGTCTGGGCGGGGTCACGGCAGATCCCGGGGTTGTGTTCTCTCGGCTGTCACCGGACCGTGCATTGGCCTCCGCTGCTGTGGTTGCTGGAAATAAAGTGGTGGAAATGTTGTTGTCCTGTTTTCCACtcacttgatttgtttttttttcttttcttttcttttcttttcttttcttttcttttcttttcttgtaaACACAGTCAACCCGAGTCTGCTGGGTCACAGTCCCAtgaacaatatgaacaacatgcACATGCAGATGCCCATGAACAGTGGCTTCCCACCAAACATGCCTCCAGGCGGCCCCCGCTTCAACCACCCCCGCTTTTTTGAAAAAAGCGGAGGAAAAAGGACGCACTCCGGGAAAAAGATTAGAACAAGAACATATTTTAGTAGTACCGACAGTGGAAGCGACAGTAGAGATGATGACCGGGGAGACAAGGATCCCACGCCTACCTTATGCTCCACCCCCACGGCCATGGAGGATTGGAGAAGAACCGCCTTAATGAGCATTAGGAACAGGAAAAAGCAATGCCTGGAGGAATTGGACTGGAGTGTGGAACCAAAGGAgcaagaggagctggaggaacaattgcaaaggttggaggtcgctgaacgcaagctgaagaaagaagcGTCCAAAATACCAGCGTCCCTTTTGAGCCAGGGGCAAAGATCAAGGCGGGCAAATACAATCCTACCAGTTTTGGTGAGAAGACAACAGCTGGAATACAAACCATGGCAGAATTCCgacatgtcagccatccttgagaagctgcccaccatttaagacggagcacacccttggatatccaaattggaggagtgcatgatgggaacccagttcgcggtaggagacattaagaggcttctggctaacgtggtaggagttcataccatgaaagacattttgggaaaagcagggttacatcgctttgctacaCCATCAGCAAATGAATCTGACCTGTTTGCAGCAgtccgaggccagatgtggggagcactgaaggcagcgtacccgaccaatgcaaaccctgataatattgtgctcgaacccctgggactgacagagaaAGCACGCTCATACGTAgcaagagcatatcagacttggagacacatcacaggaaatgatccagatacaacccaaatggaacagtctatcttgcgggataagatccaaaagggcctgcccgtgcaagtgaggagcaaactggctgacgtggtgggactgggaagcatgacgactaacgtctacactgatcacatcgctcatcaagttgattggttccacaagaaggagatggctcaaaaggagcaggtccaagaagtggtgaggaggctgaaccaagtgcagctcgtggacaataaaaaggaaaagaagcagacagtcgtggtgcaagctccaccgcaacaaatcatactacagcccacgtccccgca
This region includes:
- the LOC125993459 gene encoding uncharacterized protein C6orf136 homolog, with the protein product MLKLTKHVEDGTIKARWRLRGLPFLTLMLRFYRKDKTHLYRSYDAFATFYIGCDGLIHCHQVEKVMPAQPPALPRVMSLLVGALVALGVEENRPALNLLPSLLSSLRQVRE